In the Arachis hypogaea cultivar Tifrunner chromosome 20, arahy.Tifrunner.gnm2.J5K5, whole genome shotgun sequence genome, CTTCCTTTTACTAAGTTTGAATGCAATTTGTTAACCCAAATGAATTGCGCACCTTCTCAAGTTCATCCTAACGGATGGGCGTTCATTAAATGTTTTCAAATCCTAATGGAGTTTTTGGAGATTAAACCTGATTTGGAACTTTTTTTCTCCCTGTTTCAAGCAAAGGGTGTATGGAAAGGTCTCTGGATTAACTTGAATAGTACTCCTGGATTTTCTGTTTTCAAACTATATAAATCTTCTTTCAAAGATTTTAAGGAAATGTTCTTCAAGGTAAAGCCAGTAGATGAAGAATTTCCATTCTATTTAGATGAACATCTTGGGGAGAAGTTTCCCCTGTACTGGTGTTGTCAACCCAATCATATCCTAGGGCCTGAACTAATAACACCTCGGAATGAATGTATTATAAGTTTTTTGATGGAAATGGTTGACCGAGGTGGTTTAGTATCGGTGTCGGATTTGCTTCCTTGGGAAGAGGATAAAGCATCTGTTGTGCAATACCTTGGTGAGGCACTGTTTGCGCTACGTAAGTTGGGTTTGCTTATATTGTTTAATTGTTCTCAATAAGGTTGTGTTTCTTTTGTAGGCGGGAGGTTTCCTGGAGTTTCGGCTTCGAGCATGAGGGCCCggtttaaaatgaaaaattttgaaggGTCTTCTTCAAACGCCGAGAAGGTAGAGGGTGAGGTTGAGGTTAACCAACCGGCACAGAAGAAAAAGGGTATTGTTTttaagaagagaaaatctgaggTGATTAATCTGGAGGAAGGGGAAAAAGCGGTACCGTTGAGTGAGTTATCGAATTTTACTGTTAAACAAGAAAAGCTGCATTCTTTCGAAGAAGAGGGTGATGGCTCGTCTGTGTGGGATAAAAAGTTCCCTTTCAATGTCTTGGCGGATGAGATTGTTCAATCTGCTCCCGATGTTGCTCGCATTGAGGAAGTTGGGGATGTTGGGATAGATCAATTCATGCAGGTCGGTTTTGTTTCATGTaatgatatatgtatatattttttgaaaacttctaACTGATTTTCTGGTATTGGGCAGGTTCTAGGTTTTCGACTAGTTAGCATCGGGCGAAGTCAGGAAAAAAGGCATAAGATGATGCTGGGTAATAGTTTAGAGATAACTGAGCTGAAGGAGCAATTGAAGTCAAAGGAAATTGTTCTTACCGAGCTTAAAGAGGAGCTGTCAGTGTCAAAAGAAAAGCTGAAACTTGTGAAAGAGGATCATGAAAGGGCAGTAGAGTCTCTAGGAAAAAAGGTAAATGAACTGTCTACAATGAGCGACCAGATTATTGAGGTTACAGCAAAATTGAAACATATGGAGTCTAATCATGAAGCTGAGATCCTTGATGCTTTTGCCGAGGGTTTTGAACGTGCCGTTATTCAAGCGAAGTTCTTACATCCTGAAGAGGATTTTACCGCTTTGGATCCGAGCAAGGTGGTTCGGGATGGTCAGTTGGTTGATGATGAAGAAGTTGTGGAGGAAGAGGGTAATAATAATTTAGCCGATTAAGAAATGTTTGAAgtaattagttttatattttgtGATGTGTTGAGGGATGCTAATACTCTCATGAACACTGTGTGCTTTGATTAAAGTGTGCATGGCCCCTTTAGTGACTGTTATTTTGTTTGCTGACAATATATTTGAATAGTTTATTGTCATAGATTTTGCTTAGCTGATACCGTCATATGGGGTTTGATCATTATTAGGTGCTGAAAGATTGTCAGCTATTGATTTTGCGCACTTGAGTCTAATGCGACTTTTGTGTTGATAAGATACCGTTTGTGAATGGATAAGTATGTAACATAAGATTTTCATAAACAAAGTAAGTCGTAACAAGAAGATAAATATTGTTCTGACGCAGTACCTTTACATCTTGAATTTGGTaagctagcctcgttaaaacctccttGAGCAAAACCTAACTTTTAGGAAAAATCTCAAGGTAGGAAAAAGAGTGCCAGCATTCTGCATTGCTAACTATAGTATTGTTTCAAGGATTGAATATTCCAAGTGTTAGGTAGTACCGTGCTATCTAATTGTTCCAATCGATATGCTCCTTTTCCGAGCACTTGGTGAACACGGTAGGGGCCTTCCCATGTCGCTGCGAGTTTTCCATGAGTGGGTGGCCTTCGTGCTGCTTCGGTTTTCCTCAATACTAAGTCTCCGACGTGGAAGGATCTTGGCTTCACCCTTTTATTGTGGCGCTGACCTATTCGCTGTTGTAAGGCTTTATGGCGCACAGCCGCTACGGCTCGCACTTCCTCTAGTAAATCGAGCTCGGCTCGTCGAGCATGGTCATAATCCTCGGCTTGTGTCCTTAAGGAGCTCTGTGATATCTCAATGGGTATCATCGCTTCCGATCCGTATACCAAACGAAATGGTGTTTCTTTAGTTGCGGAGTGTGTTGATGTATTATAACCCCACAAAATCTCTGGGACAAGCTCGGCCCATAGTCCTTTAGCATCGTCGAGCTTTTTCCTTAAAGCTTGAAGGAGGACCTTGTTTGCAGCTTCAGCCTGGCCATTGGATTGAGGATGTTCTACTGAGGAGAAATGCTGCTTTATCTTTAAATTCTGTAAAAAAGTCTTAAAATTATGGTCGGTAAACTGGCGACCATTATCAGTTAAGATGTGACGAGGTATACCAAATCTGCAAATTATGTTTTTCCAGACAAATGATATCATTTGAGCCGATGTAATTTTAGCAAGTGGCTGAGCCTCAATCCATTTAGAAAAATAGTCAATTGCAACAATTAAATATTTTACCTGTCTTGGAGCTGTAGGGAAAGGTCCTAAAATATCCATCCCCCATTGATTAAATGGCCAGCTTACCGTTGAGTGATGCAAATCCTCGGCAGGGATGTTAATAATCGGGGCATGTTTTTGGCAATGGTCGCACGTTCGGACCTTTTGCTGACTGTCCTTCCATATGGTCGGCCAGTAAAAACCGGCACGAAGAATTTTTTGTGCTAGGCTCCTTGCTCCTGAATGCATTCCGCAAATACCTTCATGTACCTCAGCTAAGGCCAGGTCGGCCTCTGACCTGTCTAAGCATTTTAACAATGGTCGAGAATAGCCTCGCCTATACAATTTGTTATTCAGTAATGTAAAGAAAGATGCCTGTCTTTTGAACGTTTTTAGGTTCTGGAGGCCTTTTGGAAGCTCTCCACTTCTAAGATACTGAATATATGGGTCTTGCCAACTATCTTCATCGTCTATATGATAGATATTAAGTATATTTATGCTCGGCTCATGGAGGGTGGATTGTAAAAGTGAGGCAGTGTGTGACTGAGTGGTAGCTAGTTTGGATAATATGTCGGCCCTGTGATTTTGATCTCTCGCTATATGGTTAATTTCAACTTTTGAAAAACGATGCATGAGGTCTTTGACAATTgctaaatattttgacaaaattgGGTCTTTAGTTTGAAAACTCTGTTTTACTTGTTGAACAACTAAAAGAGAATCGCAATAAACTTGCAAATTGTCAATATGTAGTTCAATTGCTAACCTGAGCCCGGCGACTAGGGCTTCATACTCGGCTTGATTGTTGCTAGCCTTGAATGAGAATCGAAGAGAATGTTCAATAACAACTCCTTCCGTGTTTTCCAAAAGTATTCCTGCTCCAGACCCATGAGGGTTTGAAGCCCCATCAACAAATAATGTCCAGTCTGCAATATTCGTATCCGAGCTTGATCCTGTGAATTCGGCCACGAAATCTGCTAAGTACTGTGACTTGATAGATCCTCGTGGTTGATAATGGATGTCAAACTCGGAGAGTTCAATGGACCATTTTATCAACCGTCCTGCAAGCTCGGGCTTGGCGAGTATTTGTCGCAATGGTTGAGAAGTTCTAACATTGATAGTGTGGCTCTGAAAATATGGGCGTAGTCGTCTTGCCGAAAAAACTAGTGCATAGGCGAGCTTCTCTAATCTCGGATAGCGAAGCTCGGCATTCTGCAATGATTTACTCACGAAATACACTGGCCGTTGAGCACTCTTAGTTTCTGCAACAAGGACGGAACTAATTGCCATATCAGTAACtgacaaatataaatataacgGCTCGCCAACCTTGGGTTTCTGTAAAACAGGGGGTTCAGAAAGAAATTGCTTTAGACTGTTAAAGGCCATTTCACAGTTTTCATCCCATTGGAAAGTCGTATTTTTCTTTAAACATTGGAAAAAGCTGAAGGACTTGGATGCTAAACATGGTAGGAATCTGGATAGTGCTGCTAACCGCCCTGTTAATCGCTGAACCTCCTTGATGTTTGTGGGACTATTCATATCAAGGATTGCTTGACACTTCTCAGGATTAGCCTCAATTCCTCGGCTAGTAAGGATGAAGCCGAGGAATTTTCCTCCTCGAACACCAAAGGCACATTTCTCCGGATTGAGCCTCATGTTATAAGCTCGGATTTGGCCAAAAATTTCAGCAAGGTCTTCAATATGGGAGTGGCCGACCTTCGTCTTGGCGaccatgtcgtccacatatacttcAATGTTCCGACCTATTTGTTGttcgaagactttgttcatcagtctttggtatgttgcacctgcattctttaagCCAAAAGGCATGACATTATAGCAATAATTACCATATTCAGTAATGAAggctgttttttcttggtctgatGGATGCATAAagatctggttataaccagagtatgcatccatgaaactcAAGGTACCATAACCACAAGAGTTATCAACTAAAGTATCAATAGACGGCAAAGGGTAGGCGTCCTTAGGACATGCTTTATTAAGATctgtaaagtcgacgcacatgcgccatttaccgttaTTTTTCTTTACCATGACGACGTTGGCCAGCCAGGTTGTAAACCTGATTTCTCGGATGAAATTTGCATCAATGAGCTTTTTGGCTTCGGTCATAGATGCGAGCCTCTTCTCATTTCCAAGATTTCGTTTTTTCTGGGATATTGGTCGGGCGGCCGGGCTTAATGCCAATTTATGAGTAATGACAGATGGGTCAATGCCTGGCATGTCTCCTGATGTCCAAGCAAATAGATCAGTGTTTTCCCGCAGAAAATGGACGAGCTTTTCCCTTTCCTTGTCTTTTATGGAGGATCCTATGAAAGTAAACTTTGTCGGGTCATCTGTTAATATAAGCTTTGTTAGCTCCTCGTTTGGTGATGGACGATCTTGAAAATCGGCTCTGGGATCAAGCTCGGCCAGCGTTGGCTGTTCGGCACTGATGGAGTTTACACGCCGCTCGCAACTTCTCTTGATAGGCTTTAGGCTTGTATTATAACAATATCGGGCTTCTTGTAGGTCTCCATGGATTGTGGCGACAATATTATCCTGCACAGGGAACTTGACACACAGATGAGCAGTGGATACAATTGCAGCAAATCTGTTTAAAAAAGGTCTTCCTAAGATAAGGTTGTAGGGACTAAAACAGTCAACAACAAGGTACTGGATATCATGTGTTTTAGATAAAGGCTGCTCAccaagtgtggtttgtaaccacactgaaCCCATAACTGGAACTCGTTCTCCTGAAAATCCGACCAAGTCTCCTGCAGATGGTTGTAAAATGTTAGTACTTAGCTTCATTTTTTCAAATGTAGTAAAAAATAACACATCGGCGCTGCTGCCTGGGTCTAGCAGCACTTTCCGAACTATTAAGTCGCCCAATTGGATAGAGATGACAACGGGGTCATCCAAGTTGGTGTCCTGGCAACTAAAGTCGTTCTGGCAGAAGGTCATCTCTGGCACGTCTGGCATTGGCTGAGGATTGCTCGTGGTAGCTCCAAGTGCTAACATGGCCCTGTATGTACGTTTTCTAGCCGAACTTGTTTGTCCTCCTCCGGCATAACCGCCTGAGATGCAATTGATTATGCCTCTAGGTTGAGCAGGAGCCTTTTCTTTGTCcttcgatgatgatgatgatggtggtgcaGGTGATGGATCTGAAGTCGGAATAGCTCTCTTCTGCATATGACCCGAGATGAATTTATCAAGGTGTCCCTGTCTTGCTAAGCGTTCTAACAGGTCTTTGGCGATCACACAATCGTCGGTTGTGTGACCATACTTCTGGTGGAATGTGCAGTACTTGCTTTTGTCGATGTTCTTCGGTTCAGGGTAACTGCCAGCTTTACGGGGGGGTTTAATCAATTTGGAGTTCAGAATCTCTTTAATAATATCGTCCCTCTTCGTATTAAACTGAGTATATGTCTCATAGCGGGGGGTGGGTCTGAAGTTCTTCTTACTGTCCCGAGGTCTGTCGTCGTCTTTAGTAGCCGACGACCTTTCAGCCTTCCGAGCTTGTCGAAGTTCTTCAATATCGATTTGCCCCTTCGCCTTCTCTCGAAACTCGGCTAACGTCTTTGGCTTGGATACTGCAATAGCTTCTTGAAATTTTCCTGGGCGGAGGCCGCTTTTGATGGCATGGAGATGTACTTCAGGATGAAGGTCGGGGATCCGCATGGCTATTTTTGTAAAACGGGTGATATAATCCTTCAGACTTTCTTGAGGGGCTTGCTTAACAGTCGTCAGGTAATCGGAATCATGTAAATATATTGCTGATGCCGCAAAATGATCTTCAAACTGTTTTGCTAACTCCTGGAAACGTGAAATGGAATCTGCAGGCAAAGAGCAAAACCAGTCAAGTGCAGGACCATCTAAAAAGGAtggaaaacaacgacataaaatAGGATCAGATGCACCGTTAACGATCATGATAGATCGGAATTTTTTGATATGTTGCTTTGGATCTCCCAAACCATCATATGGAGTTAGAGTCGTTGGCAATGTGAATTGTCTAGGCAGTTGAAAGTTCATAATATCGGCCGTGAAAGGTCCTGCCGAGTTGTCAGGCTCATCCTCCTCGTCGTTGGGCGAGGTTTCATTGTTATGGGGATCTCCGCCATCATCATCTTGAGGGGTTTCCGAAACATGCGTTGGGTGGGATTGATGCTCATCATTGGTGTTTCGCCCGTGATGGGTGTCGTTGTGCTCAAGGCGGGCGTTGGCTATCTGCTGAATTTGTTGTTGCATTCTTTGATTTTCCTCCGCCATACGTTGATTTGCCTCAGCCATGCGTTGATTTGCCTGCTGAAGCTCGGTTACCATCCGAAGGAGCTCGGACGTAGAAGGGGGAGGCACATCAGCCATTAATGGATGTTAGGGTATTTTGGGGCCTAGAAAGAAAATTTTTCTATAAcctcggccccacggtgggcgccaaatgttcctgcCTGGTTGTGGCCGAGCTATATGTCTCCTTGGAGGGTTGAACGTCCGACCTTGTTGGAGAACTTCAATATGCCTCGACCACCAAGTGAAACAAGGGGggggagcacctgcaaaaagcactcccACGCTCAAGTCAGCTAAAGAGAATTATTTGAAGAGTTATTTTAGCTTAGAACGATGATCTACCTTTTCAATTTCAGCTGTTTCCTTTATAACTCGGAGATGATGGCCGTTTATTGACCGTTTCTGTGTAACCGATCATAGTGGTTTAATGCCATAAAGTCGGCAAAGTTAATGTGCCGATTAAAAAGGGATTCGCCGAGCTATAATTCGTAACCGACGTATAACGGTTGTATCagctaccaatcacaaaagttgctggtcccctagcattgctcataaaaaattatactttatttttttaattgttaaaaaaaatagaaaagatttaTTACCTAAGAAAAACGGTTAGAGAACGTACGTGATTACGCAAAACTGGCATAGACAACAATGAACAAACTCACAAGACACAAGTAATTTGAAGGGGAAATGAATATGAATAGGATTCTCGAATCAACTAACACATTATGGATTAGAGTAAAGATGTTTAACTTTTCTCCTCTTAAGTCTTAATT is a window encoding:
- the LOC112782609 gene encoding uncharacterized protein isoform X1; the protein is MSDKKVKAFPKVEDDDLYEWVDDDVKIRASLFFDRESFEGLNMSKMVRPGFHIELLPCNRTDRIFHRSKGFENFYMYSCVLEELSVKLPFTKFECNLLTQMNCAPSQVHPNGWAFIKCFQILMEFLEIKPDLELFFSLFQAKGVWKGLWINLNSTPGFSVFKLYKSSFKDFKEMFFKVKPVDEEFPFYLDEHLGEKFPLYWCCQPNHILGPELITPRNECIISFLMEMVDRGGLVSVSDLLPWEEDKASVVQYLGGRFPGVSASSMRARFKMKNFEGSSSNAEKVEGEVEVNQPAQKKKGIVFKKRKSEVINLEEGEKAVPLSELSNFTVKQEKLHSFEEEGDGSSVWDKKFPFNVLADEIVQSAPDVARIEEVGDVGIDQFMQVLGFRLVSIGRSQEKRHKMMLGNSLEITELKEQLKSKEIVLTELKEELSVSKEKLKLVKEDHERAVESLGKKVNELSTMSDQIIEVTAKLKHMESNHEAEILDAFAEGFERAVIQAKFLHPEEDFTALDPSKVVRDGQLVDDEEVVEEEGNNNLAD
- the LOC112782609 gene encoding uncharacterized protein isoform X2, with translation MSRRGGRFPGVSASSMRARFKMKNFEGSSSNAEKVEGEVEVNQPAQKKKGIVFKKRKSEVINLEEGEKAVPLSELSNFTVKQEKLHSFEEEGDGSSVWDKKFPFNVLADEIVQSAPDVARIEEVGDVGIDQFMQVLGFRLVSIGRSQEKRHKMMLGNSLEITELKEQLKSKEIVLTELKEELSVSKEKLKLVKEDHERAVESLGKKVNELSTMSDQIIEVTAKLKHMESNHEAEILDAFAEGFERAVIQAKFLHPEEDFTALDPSKVVRDGQLVDDEEVVEEEGNNNLAD